Proteins encoded within one genomic window of Chitinophaga parva:
- a CDS encoding Na+/H+ antiporter yields the protein MQQFDAVILSLVVLVALSTLEGKVKFPFPILLVITGVFLGFIPQFPILMLDPDVVFLIFLPPLLFDAASRTSWHDFRKDILPISTLAIALVFFTTVILALTAHYFIPEFTWPLAFLLGAIVSPPDAVAATGITKGLGLNKRVVTIIEGESLVNDASALIGYRFALIAVNTGSFVLWQAGLQFILLVAGGILCGIATGYILVWMHKKITHNSITSTSLTLLTPFVSYILAERLHVSGVLAVVCTGLFIAWRSPKIFSYQTRIRSKSVWDTLIYILNGFIFLLIGQQLPDTLKELEAYSLLVLLAYGLLISVMVIVVRIMWVFATAFSYKLIWEDVKTGASMETQDESATTWKNVLIVAWTGTRGIVSMATALALPITLMGGAHLPHRSLILFLTSVVIFVTLVIQGMSLPLMIRILGIKPNLQSDNEEKELQKFVLQSMLYFIEHEFPIPLEESIKRQIKAAYEETLSQLQRKTREGKITQSTNLDEEPWLTVPVAPVLLAQLEISKFRRKLLLKLHKDSSYNYQSIRKLEQQLDRDDLNLNDDLKRDDE from the coding sequence ATGCAACAATTTGATGCGGTTATTCTTTCACTCGTTGTGCTGGTTGCTTTGTCGACTTTGGAGGGGAAGGTAAAATTCCCATTCCCTATCTTATTGGTGATTACTGGAGTATTCCTGGGCTTTATCCCCCAATTCCCCATCCTCATGCTGGACCCGGACGTGGTTTTCCTGATTTTCCTTCCCCCATTGCTATTCGACGCGGCGTCACGGACCTCCTGGCACGACTTCAGGAAGGACATCCTGCCCATCTCTACTTTGGCCATTGCACTGGTATTTTTCACAACGGTTATCTTAGCATTGACGGCCCATTATTTCATACCGGAGTTCACCTGGCCTTTGGCCTTTTTACTGGGCGCGATCGTATCACCTCCTGATGCTGTAGCTGCAACGGGGATAACCAAAGGATTGGGGCTTAATAAAAGGGTCGTGACCATCATTGAGGGAGAGAGTCTCGTCAATGATGCCAGTGCCCTCATCGGCTACCGGTTCGCCTTGATAGCCGTGAACACCGGTTCATTTGTGCTCTGGCAGGCCGGCCTGCAATTCATCCTGCTTGTTGCAGGGGGAATTTTGTGCGGGATCGCGACAGGGTATATTTTAGTGTGGATGCATAAGAAGATCACTCACAACTCCATTACCAGTACCAGCCTTACTTTACTAACGCCTTTCGTTTCTTACATCCTGGCGGAACGGTTGCATGTTTCAGGCGTATTAGCTGTAGTGTGCACGGGTCTGTTTATCGCCTGGCGCTCGCCAAAGATATTTTCGTACCAGACCAGGATACGGTCGAAGTCCGTTTGGGACACATTGATATATATCCTGAACGGATTCATCTTCTTACTGATCGGCCAACAGTTACCCGATACGCTAAAAGAACTGGAAGCATATTCGTTGCTGGTGTTGCTGGCTTATGGCCTCTTGATCAGCGTAATGGTGATCGTTGTTCGTATTATGTGGGTTTTTGCCACGGCATTTTCGTACAAATTAATTTGGGAAGATGTCAAAACTGGCGCTTCAATGGAGACGCAGGATGAATCAGCGACTACCTGGAAGAATGTACTAATAGTGGCCTGGACCGGAACCAGGGGTATCGTTTCCATGGCTACCGCACTGGCATTGCCGATAACATTGATGGGAGGTGCCCATTTGCCGCACCGTTCTTTGATTTTGTTCCTGACATCCGTCGTTATTTTTGTAACGCTCGTGATTCAGGGAATGTCTCTTCCCCTCATGATAAGGATTTTAGGTATAAAGCCCAATTTGCAGTCCGATAATGAGGAAAAGGAATTACAAAAATTCGTTCTGCAAAGCATGCTGTATTTTATCGAGCATGAATTTCCTATACCCTTGGAAGAAAGTATAAAGCGCCAGATCAAAGCTGCGTATGAAGAAACCCTCAGTCAGCTGCAGCGAAAAACAAGAGAAGGCAAAATCACACAGTCCACAAACCTGGATGAAGAGCCCTGGTTAACGGTTCCCGTAGCTCCCGTATTATTGGCTCAATTGGAGATTAGTAAATTCCGGCGGAAACTATTGCTCAAGCTTCATAAAGACAGCAGTTACAATTACCAATCCATCAGAAAACTGGAGCAACAATTGGACCGCGACGATCTCAACCTTAACGATGATTTGAAGAGAGACGATGAATAG
- a CDS encoding sensor histidine kinase produces MSSVAGISHISTNIKTDGLLNDLKTVQNNGSEVTREIETLEGRWYQMVVMPYLQQVENRQKGVVISFNDITELKKAKIELDEKNESLLRINADLEHFIHMASHDLIDPLCSIESSITLMNLVEHSNAELSQFLNIINSSVRKFRMLINNLATIAKLENNMAEMGAVDFEETISNVEWSLEKRIKASNAVITTQLEVKDIFFSPKNLRSILYNLVSNALKFSGREPPKVHIHTRQEGKYVILSVEDNGIGIPQDGMKKLFTIYGRLDMNVEGHGVGLYLANKIIHAAGGDLKVESTPGKGSKFSFYFKIN; encoded by the coding sequence ATTTCATCAGTTGCCGGAATCAGCCATATTTCCACCAATATTAAAACGGATGGGCTTTTAAATGACCTGAAAACCGTACAGAACAACGGTTCGGAAGTTACCCGTGAAATTGAGACTCTTGAAGGCCGTTGGTACCAAATGGTGGTCATGCCCTATTTACAACAGGTAGAAAACAGGCAAAAAGGTGTAGTCATTTCTTTCAATGATATTACAGAACTCAAGAAAGCAAAGATTGAACTGGATGAAAAGAATGAGAGCCTGCTCCGGATCAATGCGGACCTGGAGCATTTTATCCATATGGCATCCCATGATTTGATCGACCCGCTGTGCAGTATAGAGTCAAGTATAACATTGATGAACCTGGTGGAGCACAGCAATGCAGAATTGTCGCAATTCTTAAATATCATCAATTCTTCCGTCAGAAAATTCCGGATGCTGATCAATAACCTCGCCACCATCGCTAAGCTGGAAAACAATATGGCGGAGATGGGAGCCGTGGACTTTGAGGAAACTATCAGCAACGTTGAATGGAGCCTGGAGAAAAGAATAAAAGCTTCGAATGCCGTGATTACTACCCAACTGGAAGTGAAAGATATCTTCTTCTCCCCTAAAAACCTCCGGAGCATATTGTATAACCTGGTTTCTAATGCGTTGAAATTCTCCGGCCGGGAACCGCCGAAAGTACATATTCATACCCGTCAGGAAGGAAAGTATGTCATCCTGAGTGTTGAAGATAACGGGATCGGCATTCCACAGGATGGAATGAAGAAATTATTCACCATTTATGGACGGCTGGATATGAATGTTGAAGGGCATGGTGTCGGGTTATACCTCGCCAATAAAATCATACACGCAGCGGGAGGAGATCTTAAAGTAGAAAGTACGCCTGGGAAGGGCAGCAAATTCAGCTTCTACTTTAAAATCAATTAA
- a CDS encoding chemotaxis protein CheB — MINSGPHHIIAIGASAGGMDEINTFFDNTPLDGVAYVIVQHLSPNFKSRMVELLARHSRLLVQEAENGAEIQPNHIYLIPNDKFMTIRNSRLFLTAKGQEKAPHLTINTFFNSLAASHGKKAIAVILSGLGADGAEGVMAVKKAGGLVIARDPVTTKFPGMPSNTIATGTVDYILEPSAMPKAIENYVLRQREEEAGIQDNENMIISIVDYIKEQLPLDFSDYKLTTLLRRTKRRAASANFDTLGDYYNFLRTNPAEVAALAKDFLISVTGFFRDREAFEIIGKDILPDLLSQLEPGEELKLWIAGCATGEEVYSIAILIKEQLTGPYKNVPVKIFATDLDSAALLIAGKGLYHWSSVKDIPAERRQQYFIKENDSYRIAPVIRQMVIFALHDLARNPPYCNMHFISCRNQPYFHQY, encoded by the coding sequence ATGATTAACTCCGGACCCCATCACATCATCGCCATCGGCGCTTCTGCAGGAGGCATGGATGAGATCAATACATTCTTTGACAATACACCTTTGGATGGCGTGGCATATGTAATCGTGCAGCACCTGTCGCCGAATTTTAAAAGCAGGATGGTGGAACTACTGGCCAGGCATAGCAGGCTGTTGGTGCAGGAGGCAGAAAACGGGGCCGAGATCCAACCCAACCATATTTACCTGATACCGAATGACAAGTTCATGACCATTCGGAATAGCCGGCTGTTCTTGACGGCCAAAGGTCAAGAAAAAGCGCCCCACCTGACGATCAATACATTTTTCAACTCATTGGCCGCCAGCCACGGCAAGAAAGCCATAGCCGTCATATTATCAGGCCTGGGCGCCGATGGCGCGGAAGGGGTGATGGCCGTTAAGAAAGCGGGGGGCCTGGTGATTGCCCGGGACCCGGTCACGACAAAATTTCCCGGCATGCCTTCAAATACCATTGCGACGGGAACGGTGGATTACATTCTCGAACCATCCGCCATGCCTAAAGCGATCGAGAATTACGTACTGCGCCAACGGGAGGAGGAAGCGGGCATCCAGGACAATGAAAATATGATCATTTCTATCGTCGATTACATAAAGGAACAGTTGCCCCTTGATTTTTCCGATTATAAACTTACGACACTGCTCCGGCGCACCAAACGCAGGGCGGCATCCGCCAATTTCGATACGCTTGGAGATTATTACAATTTCCTCCGCACCAACCCTGCAGAGGTGGCAGCGCTGGCCAAAGATTTCCTGATCAGCGTAACCGGCTTTTTCAGAGACAGGGAAGCCTTCGAGATAATAGGAAAGGACATCCTGCCAGACCTGCTTTCACAACTGGAGCCCGGTGAAGAACTTAAACTGTGGATTGCAGGCTGCGCTACAGGTGAAGAAGTGTATTCCATCGCCATCCTGATCAAAGAACAATTGACCGGGCCATACAAAAATGTGCCCGTAAAAATCTTCGCTACAGATCTGGACAGTGCGGCCTTATTAATTGCCGGCAAAGGGCTGTATCACTGGAGCAGTGTAAAGGATATCCCGGCAGAAAGGCGGCAACAGTATTTCATAAAGGAAAATGACAGCTACAGGATAGCCCCTGTCATACGGCAAATGGTGATATTCGCCCTGCACGACCTGGCAAGGAACCCTCCTTACTGCAACATGCATTTCATCAGTTGCCGGAATCAGCCATATTTCCACCAATATTAA
- a CDS encoding fatty acid desaturase family protein, producing the protein MKVTKLDIVRFASKGNESFIDTVTARVKDYFRITGTSPFANRGMWMKTILMVIVYFLPWAMIVSNIGAGHLPLFWLCWVVMGCGIVGIGTCIMHDANHGAYSANRKVNVFLGYILELIGGYSVNWKIQHNLLHHTYTNIDGLDEDIDSIVLLRLSPRQQWYWFHRYQHLYAWFFYMCMTLFWMTAKDYLQVIRFGRRNLLVKQKVSLSKAILRITWYKMFYYGYVLVLPLLFSGQPWYFVLAGFVIMHFTAGLTLACIFQPSHIMPHASFPEPAQEGGKRHIKESWAIHELATSTNFAPRSRWLTWCIGGLNFQIEHHLFTNICHIHYRKLSPIVKKTAADFGLPYHEKRTFWGALVDHARMLKLLGKNQLA; encoded by the coding sequence ATGAAGGTCACAAAATTAGATATAGTCCGGTTCGCCTCAAAAGGAAACGAAAGCTTCATCGATACGGTCACGGCGCGGGTAAAGGACTATTTTCGAATTACGGGCACCTCCCCGTTTGCCAACCGCGGAATGTGGATGAAAACAATCTTGATGGTGATCGTCTATTTTCTTCCATGGGCTATGATAGTGAGTAATATTGGGGCGGGTCACCTGCCATTGTTTTGGCTGTGCTGGGTTGTGATGGGATGTGGTATTGTCGGAATCGGGACCTGCATCATGCACGATGCCAATCACGGGGCCTATTCGGCTAACAGGAAGGTTAATGTATTTCTGGGATATATTCTGGAGTTAATTGGCGGCTATAGCGTTAATTGGAAAATCCAGCACAACTTGCTTCATCATACCTATACCAATATAGACGGCCTAGATGAAGACATCGACAGCATCGTGCTTTTAAGGCTTTCCCCAAGGCAACAGTGGTATTGGTTTCATCGCTACCAGCATCTTTATGCCTGGTTTTTCTACATGTGCATGACTTTGTTCTGGATGACGGCAAAAGACTATTTGCAGGTGATCCGCTTCGGGCGGCGCAACCTGCTGGTGAAGCAGAAAGTGTCTTTAAGTAAGGCCATTTTACGTATCACCTGGTATAAAATGTTCTATTACGGCTATGTGCTGGTATTGCCATTGCTGTTTTCGGGCCAGCCATGGTATTTCGTGTTGGCCGGTTTTGTGATCATGCATTTTACCGCCGGCCTAACGTTGGCCTGTATTTTCCAACCCTCCCATATCATGCCGCATGCTTCATTCCCCGAGCCGGCACAGGAAGGAGGTAAACGACACATCAAAGAAAGCTGGGCGATTCATGAGCTGGCCACTTCAACGAATTTTGCACCCCGCAGCCGGTGGTTGACCTGGTGCATCGGGGGCCTGAATTTCCAGATCGAGCACCACTTGTTCACCAACATATGTCATATCCACTATCGGAAATTATCGCCCATTGTTAAGAAAACCGCAGCGGACTTCGGACTACCGTATCACGAAAAGCGTACTTTTTGGGGAGCCTTGGTGGACCATGCAAGGATGCTGAAATTATTGGGGAAGAATCAGCTGGCCTGA
- a CDS encoding DUF4236 domain-containing protein, translating into MSWSYRKSFGSFPVKINLSKRGVSYSVGIKGAHINISSRGTYVNLSANGISYRQKITGPPAPPPSLPPRPLDHPQPVHNIGSASVEQLTDTDSTAFITELNQKSRLSPLAPWGWVLLFAGLAILMLTSFAQKTVILQPPSDTPIVRVTAQSGANIRKEPHKKAPILQTVPYDQSLLLLDTIDHQWFLVSINDATGYINQGLAMIDHVHHDAITEDAWQRTKQVFTLRSACHYRAIYPPHPLVEKNRQTTS; encoded by the coding sequence ATGAGTTGGTCTTATCGAAAATCATTTGGATCGTTTCCTGTGAAAATTAACCTCTCCAAGAGGGGCGTCAGTTATTCGGTTGGTATAAAGGGAGCCCACATTAATATAAGTTCCAGGGGAACTTACGTGAACCTGAGCGCCAACGGCATCAGCTATCGTCAAAAAATCACCGGACCGCCGGCTCCACCTCCATCTCTCCCGCCTCGCCCATTGGATCATCCTCAACCGGTACATAATATCGGGTCTGCCAGTGTTGAGCAACTTACCGATACAGATTCAACGGCGTTTATTACGGAGCTAAATCAAAAATCCAGGCTATCGCCGCTTGCTCCCTGGGGCTGGGTCCTCTTATTCGCAGGCCTGGCAATATTAATGCTAACCTCTTTTGCCCAAAAAACGGTGATCCTCCAACCGCCCAGTGATACGCCTATTGTAAGGGTAACTGCGCAAAGCGGGGCGAACATCCGAAAGGAGCCCCATAAAAAAGCACCTATCCTGCAAACAGTACCCTATGACCAATCACTCCTGCTTCTTGATACTATTGACCACCAGTGGTTCCTGGTATCCATCAACGACGCTACCGGGTATATTAACCAGGGGCTGGCGATGATCGACCATGTACACCACGATGCAATCACCGAAGATGCATGGCAACGCACGAAACAGGTATTTACCCTACGAAGTGCTTGTCATTATCGGGCTATTTATCCCCCTCATCCGCTGGTTGAAAAAAATCGACAAACAACGTCTTGA
- a CDS encoding DNA-binding transcriptional response regulator translates to MIKRILIAEDHESANVSVQKTVEALQISQADHAFYCDDALAKIKLALQKNDPYDLLITDLWFEKDEKIQKIADGMQLIAAAREIQPALKIIVFSADNLAATIETLHNKLEVDGYVRKARNDAKELILAIESVSKNQRHFPKQAHQRKTHDFTEYDITVITLLAKGIHQKDIPTYLRENDIPPFSLSSLEKRLNHIKDLFDFSKNEQLVAFCKDMGII, encoded by the coding sequence ATGATTAAACGCATACTGATAGCAGAAGACCATGAAAGTGCCAATGTCTCCGTGCAGAAAACCGTAGAAGCACTGCAGATCTCCCAGGCAGATCATGCTTTCTATTGTGACGACGCATTGGCGAAAATAAAACTGGCCCTGCAAAAGAATGATCCCTACGACCTGTTGATCACAGACCTGTGGTTTGAAAAAGATGAGAAGATCCAGAAAATTGCGGACGGCATGCAACTGATAGCCGCCGCAAGGGAGATCCAGCCAGCCTTAAAAATCATTGTTTTCTCTGCTGACAACCTTGCTGCAACAATCGAAACACTCCATAATAAGCTGGAGGTAGATGGCTATGTCCGTAAAGCCCGGAATGATGCGAAGGAGCTTATCCTGGCAATTGAATCTGTTTCCAAAAACCAGCGGCATTTCCCAAAACAGGCGCACCAAAGGAAAACCCATGATTTCACGGAATACGATATCACAGTTATTACCCTGCTTGCCAAAGGCATACACCAAAAAGACATTCCCACTTATCTCCGGGAAAACGACATCCCGCCCTTTAGCCTCAGCAGCCTGGAAAAACGGCTGAACCATATCAAAGACTTGTTCGATTTTTCCAAAAATGAACAGCTTGTGGCCTTTTGCAAAGACATGGGCATTATATAA
- a CDS encoding tetratricopeptide repeat-containing sensor histidine kinase has translation MTTDADYRKAESLLYKRNDSAFYYYNKVVSGAKDSLLIAMAYSDMAAMQSDAGDYFGSQENLLTALHYLHEGREKDRYCLTAAYNELGNTNLNLKRYAESIDYYDQALRLIQDDVFKLIAANNKAVAYQKEKDYAHAIGIYDSILNKSKKYKKEYARILSNRARTKWLQDSSYNAAPELLTALQIRTAEQDLWGQNASYAHLSDYYAPTRQDSALRYAHKMYATASTLQSPDDEMEALQKLIMLDDPRNVKPYFARYQFLNDSLQTARSNAKNQFALIRYNAEKNKAENLKLQKENADKKLQILRQRLFIYGTITATLIAIACTVFWYRKRREKIALETQNLIREGHLKTSQKVHDVVANGLYRIMTEVEHNPVIEKEDLLDKIEVLYERSRNISYEPLPPTILNFEDQLASLLGSFASDTTKVATSGNKGELWAGINTSTQQEVAYILQELMVNMKKHSQARNVFIAFRRSNNQITIQYTDDGIGLKPQDKQGNGLISTGNRIAGMRGEITFDTNTKTGLKILISFPIA, from the coding sequence ATGACAACGGACGCCGATTACCGGAAAGCAGAATCGCTGTTGTATAAGCGGAATGATTCAGCCTTTTATTATTATAACAAGGTTGTCTCCGGTGCAAAGGACAGTTTACTGATCGCCATGGCCTACAGCGATATGGCGGCCATGCAATCCGATGCCGGCGATTACTTTGGCAGCCAGGAAAACCTGTTGACTGCGCTGCACTACCTCCATGAGGGCCGGGAAAAAGACCGGTATTGCCTCACAGCTGCCTACAATGAACTGGGTAATACGAACCTGAACCTGAAGCGCTATGCTGAATCCATTGACTATTACGACCAGGCATTGCGGCTCATCCAGGATGACGTATTTAAGCTGATCGCTGCAAATAACAAGGCAGTTGCCTATCAAAAGGAAAAGGACTACGCCCACGCCATTGGTATCTATGACTCCATCCTGAACAAAAGCAAGAAATATAAAAAGGAATATGCCAGGATCCTGTCTAACAGGGCCAGGACAAAGTGGCTCCAGGATTCCAGCTACAATGCGGCACCGGAACTATTGACCGCCTTGCAGATCAGGACGGCGGAGCAAGATCTATGGGGCCAAAACGCCAGCTATGCCCACTTATCCGATTACTATGCACCTACACGGCAGGATTCCGCATTGCGCTATGCTCATAAAATGTATGCAACCGCCAGCACACTTCAGAGCCCTGATGATGAAATGGAAGCGTTGCAAAAACTGATCATGCTGGATGATCCCCGGAACGTAAAGCCATACTTTGCCCGCTACCAATTTCTGAACGACAGCCTACAAACCGCGCGGAGCAACGCCAAGAACCAATTTGCCCTCATCCGTTACAATGCAGAAAAGAACAAAGCAGAAAACCTGAAGCTGCAAAAGGAAAACGCAGACAAAAAACTCCAGATCCTGAGGCAGCGCCTGTTTATCTATGGGACCATCACTGCCACCCTTATCGCGATCGCATGCACGGTATTCTGGTACCGGAAGCGGCGCGAAAAAATAGCCTTGGAAACGCAAAACCTCATCCGGGAAGGCCATTTAAAAACTTCCCAGAAGGTCCACGACGTGGTTGCAAATGGTTTATACCGGATCATGACTGAAGTGGAGCATAACCCCGTCATTGAAAAAGAAGACCTGCTGGACAAGATCGAGGTCCTTTATGAGCGGTCGCGCAACATCTCCTATGAACCGTTACCCCCGACCATTTTAAATTTCGAGGACCAGCTGGCTTCCCTTTTAGGCTCCTTTGCCTCAGACACCACCAAAGTAGCCACCAGTGGCAATAAAGGTGAACTATGGGCGGGCATAAATACCAGCACACAACAAGAAGTTGCCTACATCCTGCAGGAACTGATGGTGAATATGAAAAAACACAGCCAGGCCAGGAATGTATTTATCGCATTCCGGCGTAGCAACAACCAGATCACCATCCAGTACACAGATGACGGCATCGGGCTAAAGCCACAAGATAAACAGGGAAATGGGCTCATAAGTACGGGAAACCGTATCGCTGGTATGCGGGGCGAAATTACTTTTGACACCAACACCAAAACGGGGCTTAAAATCCTGATCTCTTTCCCAATAGCATAA